Proteins encoded together in one Calditrichota bacterium window:
- a CDS encoding PD40 domain-containing protein gives MLRTLLLLLSLSAVSFAQLVEFNRPNLKWETFETENFVILYTEGLDEVAYLAADIAEEVHDPLCEIYDYYPDTKVSLIFSDEDDIANAGSYFQSNKIKFYATSMAWDFRGTHNWLRNVITHEYTHMIQLGSARKWRRNIPAFYVQALGYEPERRPDVLYGYPNALISWPLPSVTIPAWFAEGTAQYQFNGSGYDFWDSHRDMLLRQATLSNRLLTFEDMGFFGKTSLESEGVYNQGYALTKYIADHTGGAETLGKISRKMSSPLPVTLNDAIGSVTGKPGIEWYREWKSELELKYGAVKANLDPYFSKADTLEKKGFVGAYPRFSHDGSKLLFISNSGRDYFGQSSLYEYDVAKDSIVLLAPGVQGTATWLPDDRGVIFVRRSTANKEGALMHDLYYYDFAKKREWRLSAGLRAESADVSPDGKLLLFTINKAGQREIAIAPIPDLSRKPKRLLTEDDVILRFPSLPHEQYYIPRWSPDGKQIAVAHHLREGRSIRVYDFDSAQNTLTLAHEYEGKGAELRDPSWSADGKSLYVSYDESGIANIYRLDLESENLERLTVVLGGALYPDMNQNKLAYSEFCQDGFRICVLDSVIPVRVPRSSLDELGLDYLERVPHKDVALRGTPREAAPYTPRFESLYWFPRIAFDYNTFKPGTYLVLNDVLDKMTFIGGAAVNQKREYDLYGLVEYKQFYPTIFAEYFNIQRRLTSYFADSSRIVGEDDLGGVLTPVYDQYRIRYRYNLNEISVGLGIPIVGASNIKTRATYDQYVAHNRFDDETSVSLSYFRGWSWKTGYYTDARKPGLLTEISPSSGYRGYFEYTRANHDFIKDIEIGGDAVGLKEIYDPNNYNLFDLGFEKYLRSPIKDHSAELRFHGGLITEAVDPFFYQYAGGLPGMRGYSFYSLGGTRTAVGTLTYRFPLVKRAALGLWPFSVNRLYANVFADVGDAWVGDYKDRDVKKDVGAGLRMQLHSFYSYPTAISFDVAYGLDKFDVVEDDVTTTYGKELRYYLTVLFDFYTPIIPPARHPSSCGCSHCSHN, from the coding sequence ATGCTAAGAACACTCCTGCTCCTGCTTTCACTGTCGGCCGTATCTTTCGCCCAGCTTGTTGAGTTTAATCGTCCCAATCTGAAATGGGAAACCTTTGAAACCGAAAACTTCGTCATCTTATATACCGAAGGTCTCGATGAAGTCGCCTATCTCGCCGCGGACATCGCCGAAGAAGTCCATGACCCGCTGTGCGAAATCTACGATTACTATCCCGATACGAAAGTCTCATTGATCTTTTCCGACGAAGACGATATCGCAAACGCGGGATCGTATTTCCAGTCGAACAAAATAAAGTTCTACGCGACGTCAATGGCTTGGGATTTCCGCGGCACGCACAACTGGCTGCGTAATGTCATCACGCACGAATATACCCACATGATCCAATTGGGATCGGCGCGTAAATGGCGGCGCAATATCCCCGCGTTTTACGTGCAAGCGCTTGGTTACGAACCGGAACGCCGCCCTGATGTCCTTTATGGCTATCCGAATGCTTTGATAAGTTGGCCGCTCCCGTCGGTGACGATTCCCGCGTGGTTCGCGGAAGGTACGGCTCAGTATCAGTTTAACGGAAGCGGCTACGATTTTTGGGACAGTCATCGCGACATGCTCTTGCGGCAAGCGACCTTATCAAATCGATTGCTGACTTTCGAGGACATGGGATTTTTCGGCAAAACAAGTCTCGAATCCGAAGGCGTCTACAATCAAGGCTATGCGTTGACGAAATACATAGCGGACCACACCGGCGGTGCCGAAACTCTTGGCAAAATTTCACGCAAGATGTCGAGTCCGCTTCCAGTGACTCTCAACGACGCCATCGGCTCCGTAACAGGTAAGCCGGGCATTGAATGGTACAGGGAGTGGAAGTCTGAATTGGAACTCAAGTATGGAGCGGTGAAAGCCAATCTCGATCCGTATTTTTCGAAAGCGGATACGCTCGAGAAAAAAGGATTCGTCGGTGCCTACCCGAGATTCTCGCATGACGGCTCTAAGTTGCTTTTCATATCAAACTCCGGCCGTGACTATTTTGGCCAATCCTCGCTCTACGAGTATGATGTCGCCAAAGACTCAATAGTTCTTCTTGCACCCGGTGTCCAAGGGACGGCCACTTGGCTTCCTGATGACCGTGGTGTGATTTTCGTGCGTCGCTCGACTGCCAACAAGGAAGGCGCGTTGATGCACGACCTGTACTACTACGATTTCGCGAAGAAAAGGGAATGGCGGCTTAGCGCAGGATTGCGCGCCGAATCCGCCGACGTCAGCCCCGACGGTAAACTCTTGCTCTTTACGATCAACAAGGCCGGCCAAAGAGAAATTGCGATTGCGCCGATACCTGATCTAAGCCGCAAACCAAAACGACTCCTGACCGAAGATGACGTGATCTTACGTTTCCCGTCACTACCTCATGAGCAATACTACATCCCCCGCTGGTCGCCGGACGGAAAACAGATAGCCGTCGCGCACCACCTTCGCGAGGGCCGCAGCATTCGGGTCTACGATTTCGACTCGGCGCAAAACACGTTGACACTTGCTCACGAGTACGAAGGTAAGGGAGCGGAGCTGCGTGACCCATCATGGAGCGCGGACGGAAAGAGTCTGTATGTTTCCTACGACGAATCAGGAATCGCAAATATTTACCGTCTCGACTTGGAAAGCGAAAATCTCGAACGGTTAACAGTCGTGTTGGGTGGCGCGCTCTACCCGGACATGAATCAGAACAAGCTCGCTTACTCCGAATTCTGTCAAGACGGATTTCGAATTTGCGTGCTGGATTCCGTGATTCCGGTCAGAGTGCCTCGCAGTTCTTTGGATGAACTTGGACTCGATTACCTTGAACGTGTTCCTCATAAGGACGTCGCACTTCGCGGCACTCCGCGTGAAGCGGCTCCCTACACGCCGCGATTCGAAAGTCTTTACTGGTTTCCGCGCATAGCATTCGATTATAACACATTCAAGCCGGGAACCTATCTAGTCTTGAATGACGTCTTGGATAAAATGACATTCATTGGCGGCGCAGCAGTAAACCAAAAACGCGAATATGATCTCTATGGACTCGTCGAATACAAACAGTTTTATCCGACGATTTTCGCCGAGTATTTCAACATTCAGAGGCGATTGACTTCTTATTTTGCCGACTCCAGCCGCATCGTCGGCGAAGACGATCTGGGCGGAGTGCTGACGCCTGTTTACGATCAGTACCGTATTCGCTATCGCTACAACTTGAACGAGATAAGCGTTGGGCTGGGAATCCCGATTGTTGGTGCGTCAAATATCAAAACGCGCGCAACCTACGACCAATATGTCGCGCACAACAGATTCGACGACGAAACCAGCGTGAGCCTTTCTTACTTCAGAGGCTGGTCGTGGAAGACAGGCTATTACACAGACGCCAGAAAGCCCGGATTGTTGACGGAGATAAGTCCCTCGAGCGGTTATCGCGGCTATTTTGAGTACACCCGCGCCAATCATGATTTCATCAAGGATATCGAGATCGGCGGTGACGCGGTTGGTTTGAAGGAAATCTATGATCCGAACAACTACAATTTGTTTGATCTTGGGTTCGAAAAGTACTTACGTTCGCCAATCAAGGATCATTCGGCGGAACTGCGGTTTCACGGTGGCTTGATCACCGAAGCCGTTGATCCGTTCTTCTATCAATACGCGGGCGGCTTGCCGGGAATGCGCGGCTACTCATTCTACAGCTTGGGCGGCACTCGCACGGCGGTTGGAACTTTGACCTACCGATTCCCACTTGTCAAACGCGCCGCGCTCGGACTTTGGCCGTTTTCTGTCAATAGACTCTATGCCAATGTGTTTGCTGATGTGGGCGACGCGTGGGTTGGTGACTACAAGGATCGCGATGTCAAGAAAGATGTCGGCGCGGGACTGCGCATGCAATTGCATTCGTTCTATTCCTACCCGACAGCCATTTCTTTTGACGTAGCCTACGGCTTGGATAAGTTTGACGTCGTCGAGGACGACGTTACCACAACATACGGTAAGGAACTTCGCTACTACCTGACCGTATTGTTTGATTTCTATACTCCGATCATTCCGCCTGCTCGTCATCCGTCGAGCTGTGGATGTTCGCATTGTTCTCACAATTAA
- a CDS encoding SDR family oxidoreductase — protein MNDRVLISGASGLLGSTLGIKLSASGYDVLGIRHSHPRNLPFPEVILDLTDNHVLSGVFRDFKPTTVVHCAALSKVLECQKNPETAHTLNVAVTRKFTELADDIKSYLIFISTDQVFDGKSGRFSETDIPAPTHVYGQTKLEAENIVAGSSSDNLILRSNNIVGNGAGWGAGFTEGLLQKFLAKESVSLFTDQFRSPICVDIMTNVISGCIRKRIGGILHGGGPERLSRYDTGTKLLSAYGLSPELLQSSSFKSHPQAEFLHEDGSFDTTKLKSLFPEYANETIYEGFRRDAAARTI, from the coding sequence GTGAATGACCGCGTTTTGATTTCCGGCGCATCCGGTCTGCTTGGTTCTACTCTTGGAATCAAGCTTTCTGCTTCTGGATATGACGTGTTAGGGATTCGGCACAGTCACCCGCGTAATCTGCCATTTCCAGAAGTTATCCTTGATCTAACGGACAACCACGTTCTCTCGGGCGTTTTCCGCGATTTCAAACCGACCACGGTCGTTCATTGTGCGGCACTCTCCAAAGTACTCGAATGCCAAAAGAATCCCGAAACCGCTCATACTCTGAATGTGGCCGTCACCCGCAAGTTTACTGAGCTTGCAGATGATATCAAGAGTTATCTGATCTTCATCTCGACAGATCAGGTGTTCGACGGAAAATCTGGCAGATTTTCGGAAACCGATATTCCTGCACCGACGCATGTGTACGGCCAAACAAAACTCGAGGCCGAGAATATCGTTGCCGGATCGTCATCGGACAACCTGATTCTGCGCAGCAACAATATTGTTGGCAATGGAGCAGGGTGGGGGGCGGGCTTCACTGAAGGACTGCTCCAGAAATTCCTTGCCAAGGAGTCCGTGAGTTTATTTACGGATCAATTCCGCAGTCCAATTTGTGTCGACATCATGACGAATGTCATTTCTGGCTGCATCCGAAAAAGAATTGGCGGAATTCTTCATGGAGGCGGACCGGAAAGACTTAGCCGCTATGATACGGGAACCAAACTCCTCTCGGCGTATGGTCTCTCACCCGAACTATTGCAGTCGTCGAGCTTCAAGTCCCACCCTCAAGCGGAGTTCTTGCACGAAGACGGGTCCTTTGATACCACAAAACTAAAATCCCTTTTCCCCGAATACGCGAACGAGACGATTTACGAAGGTTTTCGCCGGGATGCTGCGGCTCGAACAATATGA
- a CDS encoding DNA-binding protein, which yields MNTSNAELHRLPTGSQIPAVMNELAVQRGWKSAVCSAIGGVSDVRLAYYDLEKKEYLPFEIEGIVELVSLSGNLTGQTGDPFWHLHAVVADRGGKTYGGHLMECKVALTVELAVWPMNELRTRTFDESLGLRLLSDRTLTND from the coding sequence ATGAACACTTCAAACGCTGAACTTCACAGGCTCCCGACGGGTTCTCAAATACCTGCTGTGATGAACGAGCTGGCAGTTCAGCGCGGTTGGAAGTCCGCAGTGTGTTCGGCCATTGGCGGAGTCTCAGATGTTCGGCTTGCATACTATGATCTCGAAAAGAAGGAGTACTTGCCTTTCGAGATTGAAGGCATCGTCGAGCTGGTGAGTCTCTCCGGCAATCTTACTGGTCAGACTGGCGATCCGTTTTGGCACCTGCACGCGGTAGTCGCTGACCGTGGCGGCAAAACTTACGGCGGTCACCTTATGGAATGCAAAGTTGCACTGACTGTGGAGTTGGCCGTTTGGCCAATGAATGAATTACGCACAAGAACATTTGACGAAAGCCTTGGCTTGCGCCTGCTTTCCGACCGAACGTTGACCAATGACTGA
- a CDS encoding deoxynucleoside kinase, translating to MTESLLRRYFIAVAGNIGAGKTTLATRLASQLGWKCYLEPVIDNPYLPDFYADMSRWSFHLQVYFLSKRFQNQIDIEQDESSCVQDRTIYEDARIFAQTLRKRGFMSDRDWENYQALFASMAGQLKRPDLVIYLKSDVESLVKRIAQRGREFEKSIDTDYLGDLNQAYDQWCAGREDKLLVATIDTTSGADEEEVFSEALRLLKTKLQIELPFKHV from the coding sequence ATGACTGAATCCCTGCTTCGCCGCTACTTCATCGCTGTTGCCGGTAACATCGGTGCGGGCAAGACAACTCTTGCAACTCGCTTGGCCTCCCAGCTCGGTTGGAAATGTTACCTCGAGCCCGTAATTGACAATCCGTACTTGCCTGATTTCTACGCGGACATGTCTCGTTGGTCATTCCATTTGCAAGTGTATTTTTTGAGCAAACGTTTCCAAAACCAAATTGACATCGAGCAGGACGAATCTTCGTGCGTTCAGGACAGAACGATCTACGAGGACGCCCGCATCTTCGCGCAAACACTGCGCAAACGCGGATTCATGTCCGATCGCGACTGGGAAAATTATCAAGCATTGTTCGCTTCGATGGCCGGTCAATTGAAACGTCCCGACTTGGTAATATATCTCAAGAGTGACGTGGAGAGCCTTGTCAAACGAATAGCCCAGCGCGGCCGTGAGTTTGAGAAGTCTATTGATACGGACTACTTGGGCGACCTGAATCAAGCGTATGATCAATGGTGTGCAGGGCGGGAAGACAAACTCCTGGTCGCAACCATCGACACAACCTCCGGCGCTGACGAAGAAGAAGTGTTTAGCGAAGCGCTGCGCCTGCTGAAAACAAAGCTGCAAATCGAACTACCTTTCAAGCATGTCTAA